A region of Osmerus eperlanus chromosome 9, fOsmEpe2.1, whole genome shotgun sequence DNA encodes the following proteins:
- the cdkn3 gene encoding cyclin-dependent kinase inhibitor 3 isoform X1, with amino-acid sequence MKVTKEQNMRTSEFDSSDDEDTGDEQLTPLQVSWLPLSVVECSQFLGICSLPGCKFKDVRRNLQRDVGELQAQGVEDVFVFCTRGELHKYRVPSLLDTYRQKGLRVHHMPFPDGGTPELDQCCQILEQLQSNLQNNQRTVIHCYGGLGRSGLIAVCLLLQLSVTMTPNKAIEILREHRGSGAIQTVKQYNFLHEFRERVSAYQESKVVPTERSVSR; translated from the exons ATGAAGGTTACAAAGGAACAG AATATGAGGACAAGCGAGTTCGATTCATCTGATGACGAAGATACAGGGGATGAACAGCTGACACCGCTACAGGTCTCCTG GTTACCTCTGTCAGTGGTCGAGTGTTCCCAGTTTCTCGGTATATGTTCTTTGCCAG GATGCAAATTTAAAGATGTCAGAAGAAATCTGCAGAGAGATGTCG GTGAGCTTCAGGCCCAGGGTGTGgaggatgtgtttgtgttctgcaCAAGAGGAGAGCTCCACAAGTACAGGGTTCCCAGCCTGCTGGACACCTACAGGCAGAAAGGCCTCAGGGTGCACCACATGCCCTTCCCAGATGGGGGCACTCCTGAGCTAGACCAATGCTGCCAGATACTGGAGCAGCTTCAGTCCAACCTCCAGAACAACCAGAGGACTGTTATCCA tTGTTATGGAGGCCTGGGTCGCTCTGGATTAA tcgctgtgtgtctgctgctgcagctgtcaGTGACAATGACTCCCAACAAAGCCATTGAGATCCTGAGGGAGCACAGAGGGAGTGGAGCCATACAGACGGTCAAG CAATACAATTTCCTGCATGAGTTCCGTGAGAGGGTCTCAGCCTACCAGGAGAGCAAAGTCGTCCCAACAGAACGATCTGTGTCTCGGTGA
- the si:ch211-67f24.7 gene encoding uncharacterized protein si:ch211-67f24.7, whose product MKPQEGVLVTEISKLQGIVSELKAGFSNALHELSQIQHGDTFLREELEENRRSCEKKALHLEALVQSLRDELGEMRCQILQLCCSRQIPQQEAKAPDRGPGPAAKERETDSGPGAGRSHCECFSSPPVSSPRGRVLLHCYLQGLKAGLCEATEERQQLTTQLLHSEWEYVSILNQLYDKYKTPPVLQSNLEPYQTFLKFVEQLLQRHLLFRNTLEERLSAQHWKCLVGDIFVQLIGHNDSSFTDTYHGYTSTLAAFLSLEFDRIKLSKKMHTMQSCEVEREELKLLSLLLAPVSRVHSYLSHIQSLLQWTGKEHPDSSLLQGSERVLRNILSRCHVILEEDVRWGEGGVAGLSVCSESVPACSGAQSCSARKATREQPSGAPQRQDQHHGNLSNGLSNGCHPGGWSHSLRRKSCIRDRTVQECGPPRPGPPCCLLHPGEQGWTGEMTSDSGQGTSSQAANGASRLDTPHAGRSLEDGETDEAGDTSVFDYSSVTSCSPDGTLRSGVEGSNSGEEEEEEEEEDSHVPVLLKPSSYPQQQLRDTPRERTVCLRWQIPRLSPHPPQRPCLEGSAPGLGTSYGKRMISIRQGSPPLLPNSAFRPIWDEPYKQGEASPVKENPQGFVPIQTQERQLFPNYHQAQSCRSGVEASPFQDQQGRSRLARRPGVWDESEDSEGPCSTV is encoded by the exons ATGAAGCCTCAGGAGGGCGTGCTAGTCACTGAAATCTCCAAG CTCCAGGGCATTGTGTCGGAGCTGAAGGCGGGCTTCTCCAACGCTCTGCATGAACTGAGCCAGATCCAGCATGGGGACACCTTCCTccgggaggagctggaggagaaccgGCGCAGCTGTGAGAAGAAGGCCCTCCACCTGGAGGCGCTGGTGCAGTCCTTGAGG GATGAGCTTGGAGAGATGCGTTGCCAGATTTTGCAGCTGTGCTGCAGCAGACAGATCCCTCAACAGGAAGCAAAGGCCCCTGATAGGGGGCCGGGCCCCGCGGCCAAGGAGAGAGAAAC TGACTCAGGGCCTGGGGCAGGAAGGAGCCACTGTGAGTGTTTTTCCAGCCCACCTGTGTCGTCCCCCAGGGGCCGAGTCCTCCTCCACTGCTACCTGCAGGGGCTCAAAgctgggctgtgtgaggctACAG AGGAACGACAGCAGCTGACCACGCAGCTTCTGCACTCAGAATGGGAGTACGTGTCGATCTTAAACCAGCTCTACGACAAGTACAAGACACCGCCTGTCCTGCAAAGCAACCTGGAGCCATA TCAGACATTTCTAAAGTTCGTGGAACAGCTGTTACAGCGACACCTGCTCTTCAGGAAcactctggaggagagactCTCAGCACAACACTGGAAATGCCTTGTTGGAGACATATTTGTTCAACTCATCGGCCATAACGAT TCATCCTTTACAGACACGTATCATGGATACACAAGCACCCTGGCAGCCTTCCTCTCTTTGGAGTTTGACAGGATTAAGCTCTCTAAGAAAATGCACACCATGCAG AGctgtgaggtggagagggaggaactgaaactgctgtctctgctgctggcTCCTGTCTCCCGGGTACACAGTTACCTCAGCCACATTCAG AGTTTGCTGCAGTGGACAGGGAAGGAGCACCCAGACTCCAGCCTGCTCCAGGGGAGTGAGCGCGTGCTGAGGAACATTCTGTCCCGTTGTCATGTGATTCTGGAGGAGGACGTCCGATGGGGAGAAGGTGGAGTAGCTGGACTGAG TGTCTGCTCTGAGTCAGTGCCTGCGTGCTCCGGCGCCCAGAGCTGCTCTGCCAGGAAGGCCACCCGGGAGCAGCCCAGTGGCGCTCCGCAAAG ACAGGACCAACACCATGGCAACCTCTCCAACGGCCTCTCCAACGGCTGCCATCCTGGTGGCTGGTCTCACAGCCTGAGGAGGAAGAGCTGCATCAGAGACAGGACCGTCCAGGAATGTGGGCCCCCGCGCCCCGGGCCCCCTTGCTGCCTGCTGCACCctggggagcagggctggacgGGGGAGATGACCAGCGACTCGGGCCAGGGCACCTCCAGCCAGGCCGCGAACGGAGCTAGCCGCCTGGACACGCCCCACGCGGGCCGCAGCCTGGAGGACGGCGAGACAGACGAAGCGGGCGACACCTCCGTGTTCGACTACTCCTCCGTGACCTCCTGCAGCCCTGACGGAACCCTCCGCAGCGGGGTGGAGGGCAGCAACagcggggaggaagaggaggaggaggaagaggaggacagtcaTGTGCCGGTTCTCCTTaaaccctcctcctacccccagcAGCAGTTGAGGGACACCCCCAGGGAGCGCACCGTGTGCCTGCGGTGGCAGATCcccaggctcagccctcaccccccccaaagGCCCTGTCTGGAGGGCTCGGCCCCTGGCCTGGGGACCTCGTATGGAAAGAGGATGATCAGCATCAGACagggctctcctcctcttctacccaACAGTGCCTTCAGGCCAATCTGGGACGAGCCTTACAAGCAG GGAGAGGCCTCTCCAGTGAAGGAGAACCCTCAGGGCTTTGTCCCCATCCAGACTCAAGAGAGGCAGTTGTTTCCCAACTACCACCAGGCCCAGAGCTGCAG GTCGGGGGTGGAGGCGTCCCCCTTCCAGGACCAGCAGGGGCGCAGCCGACTGGCCAGGCGGCCGGGCGTGTGGGACGAGAGCGAGGACAGCGAGGGGCCCTGCAGCACCGTCTGA
- the cdkn3 gene encoding cyclin-dependent kinase inhibitor 3 isoform X2, with protein MRTSEFDSSDDEDTGDEQLTPLQVSWLPLSVVECSQFLGICSLPGCKFKDVRRNLQRDVGELQAQGVEDVFVFCTRGELHKYRVPSLLDTYRQKGLRVHHMPFPDGGTPELDQCCQILEQLQSNLQNNQRTVIHCYGGLGRSGLIAVCLLLQLSVTMTPNKAIEILREHRGSGAIQTVKQYNFLHEFRERVSAYQESKVVPTERSVSR; from the exons ATGAGGACAAGCGAGTTCGATTCATCTGATGACGAAGATACAGGGGATGAACAGCTGACACCGCTACAGGTCTCCTG GTTACCTCTGTCAGTGGTCGAGTGTTCCCAGTTTCTCGGTATATGTTCTTTGCCAG GATGCAAATTTAAAGATGTCAGAAGAAATCTGCAGAGAGATGTCG GTGAGCTTCAGGCCCAGGGTGTGgaggatgtgtttgtgttctgcaCAAGAGGAGAGCTCCACAAGTACAGGGTTCCCAGCCTGCTGGACACCTACAGGCAGAAAGGCCTCAGGGTGCACCACATGCCCTTCCCAGATGGGGGCACTCCTGAGCTAGACCAATGCTGCCAGATACTGGAGCAGCTTCAGTCCAACCTCCAGAACAACCAGAGGACTGTTATCCA tTGTTATGGAGGCCTGGGTCGCTCTGGATTAA tcgctgtgtgtctgctgctgcagctgtcaGTGACAATGACTCCCAACAAAGCCATTGAGATCCTGAGGGAGCACAGAGGGAGTGGAGCCATACAGACGGTCAAG CAATACAATTTCCTGCATGAGTTCCGTGAGAGGGTCTCAGCCTACCAGGAGAGCAAAGTCGTCCCAACAGAACGATCTGTGTCTCGGTGA
- the cnih1 gene encoding protein cornichon homolog 1 — protein sequence MAFTFAAFCYMLALLLTAALIFFAIWHIIAFDELKTDYKNPIDQCNTLNPLVLPEYLIHVFFCVMFLCAAEWLTLGLNMPLLAYHVWRYTSRPVMSGPGLYDPTTIMNADILAYCQKEGWCKLAFYLLSFFYYLYGMIYVLVSS from the exons ATGGCGTTCACATTCGCGGCCTTTTGTTATATGCTTGCGCTTCTGCTGACTGCAGCCCTAATTTTCTTCGCCATTTGGCAC ATTATTGCATTCGATGAATTGAAGACTGACTACAAGAATCCCATTGATCAATGTAACACACTTAATCCG CTTGTGCTCCCGGAGTATCTCATTCATGTGTTCTTCTGCGTGATGTTCCTGTGTGCTGCGGAGTGGCTCACCCTGGGCCTCAACATGCCCCTGCTGGCCTACCATGTCTGGAG GTATACGAGCCGTCCAGTGATGAGTGGCCCAGGGCTGTATGACCCTACAACCATCATGAACGCTGACATCCTGGCCTACTGTCAAAAAGAGGGCTGGTGCAAACTGGCTTTCTACCTGCTCTCCTTCTTCTACTATCTCTATGG GATGATCTATGTTTTGGTGAGCTCTTAA